The following are from one region of the Tenacibaculum dicentrarchi genome:
- a CDS encoding NAD(P)H-dependent oxidoreductase, translating into MIDKQKILDAYNNRHACKLFDTEKKISDEDINFILQTARLSPSSFGFEPWHFVLVQNKGLRKKLKDSAWGATAKLDTASHFILGLTMKSEMTKYNSAYIKDFMKNVQELPEDVVNNKGKMYETFQKSDFDLTDDRKLFDWASKQSYIPLANMMTSAAMIGIDSCPIEGFKRKEITTILKNELGINTKKYGLSYMVAFGYSVNKPRPKTRRNLNEIITFK; encoded by the coding sequence ATGATAGACAAACAAAAAATATTGGACGCATATAATAATAGACACGCTTGTAAATTATTCGATACCGAAAAAAAAATATCTGATGAAGATATCAACTTCATTTTACAAACCGCAAGACTTTCTCCAAGTTCTTTTGGCTTTGAACCTTGGCACTTTGTACTTGTTCAAAATAAAGGTTTACGCAAAAAATTAAAAGACAGCGCTTGGGGAGCAACAGCAAAACTAGATACAGCAAGTCACTTTATACTTGGTTTAACAATGAAAAGTGAAATGACTAAATACAACAGTGCTTACATTAAAGACTTTATGAAAAACGTACAAGAGCTACCTGAAGATGTTGTTAACAATAAAGGAAAAATGTACGAGACATTTCAAAAATCTGATTTTGATTTAACCGACGATAGAAAGCTTTTTGATTGGGCTTCAAAACAAAGCTACATACCATTAGCTAATATGATGACAAGTGCAGCAATGATTGGTATTGACTCTTGCCCCATTGAAGGGTTTAAGCGAAAAGAAATAACAACAATTTTAAAAAATGAATTAGGTATTAATACAAAAAAATATGGTTTATCGTATATGGTAGCATTTGGCTATAGCGTAAATAAGCCAAGACCAAAAACACGTAGAAATTTAAACGAAATAATAACTTTTAAATAA
- a CDS encoding efflux RND transporter periplasmic adaptor subunit, which yields MRKIYSLLAITVFLASCSGSKKHSVEAVIASNDLVKIRAKKTKLNSQIQVLSEGIKALDTKIATLDTSKKVPLITVVSANKTNFKHYLELQGAVKTTQNVLIYPEMPGQLVQIYVKEGQYVKKGQALAKIDDAGLSDQLAQIEVQAVLAKTTYERQERLWNQKIGSEIQFLQAKTTYDAQKNAVSQLRKKLGKSVIRAPFSGIIDDVIKEQGMVVAPGAGAEVFRIVNLSKMYIETAVPESYILSIKKDKNVLVEFPILGKVITSKIRQAGNFINPANRTFKVEIAVDNKDKSIKPNLTAKLKINDYTNPDAILIPQSIISENAKGEQYIFVVNDILKQGSKVQGIAKQIIISTGKTQGDVIEVLAGLSKGDKIIKEGARSVKDGQQVEILSSEEGTTVNAKK from the coding sequence ATGAGAAAAATATATTCACTACTAGCAATAACAGTATTTTTAGCATCCTGTTCAGGGAGTAAAAAACATTCCGTTGAGGCGGTAATTGCTTCTAACGATTTGGTGAAAATTCGTGCTAAAAAAACTAAGTTAAATAGTCAAATTCAGGTTTTATCCGAAGGAATTAAAGCCTTAGATACTAAAATTGCAACCTTAGATACTTCAAAAAAAGTGCCTTTAATTACGGTGGTATCGGCTAATAAAACAAATTTTAAGCATTATTTAGAATTGCAAGGAGCTGTTAAAACAACACAAAATGTTTTGATATATCCTGAAATGCCAGGGCAATTGGTTCAAATTTATGTAAAAGAAGGACAGTACGTAAAAAAAGGACAGGCTTTGGCTAAAATAGATGATGCAGGGCTTTCTGATCAGTTGGCGCAAATAGAAGTGCAAGCAGTTTTAGCAAAAACAACTTACGAGCGTCAAGAGCGTTTATGGAATCAGAAAATTGGTTCAGAAATTCAGTTCTTACAAGCAAAAACTACGTATGATGCTCAAAAAAATGCTGTAAGTCAATTAAGAAAAAAATTAGGGAAATCAGTTATAAGAGCACCTTTTTCGGGTATTATTGATGATGTAATTAAAGAGCAAGGAATGGTGGTAGCACCAGGAGCTGGTGCCGAAGTTTTTAGAATTGTAAATCTTTCTAAAATGTATATTGAAACAGCGGTGCCTGAAAGTTATATTTTATCAATTAAAAAAGATAAAAATGTATTGGTTGAGTTTCCTATTTTAGGAAAGGTTATTACTTCAAAAATTCGTCAGGCGGGTAATTTTATCAATCCTGCAAATCGTACTTTTAAAGTTGAAATTGCTGTTGATAATAAAGATAAAAGCATTAAACCGAATTTAACGGCTAAGTTAAAAATTAACGATTATACAAACCCTGATGCTATTTTAATTCCGCAAAGTATTATTTCAGAAAATGCCAAAGGAGAGCAGTATATTTTTGTGGTAAACGATATTTTAAAGCAAGGAAGTAAGGTTCAAGGAATAGCAAAACAGATTATTATTAGCACCGGAAAAACGCAGGGCGATGTTATAGAGGTTTTAGCAGGGCTTAGTAAAGGTGATAAAATTATTAAAGAAGGTGCTCGAAGTGTAAAAGATGGGCAGCAAGTAGAAATTTTATCTTCGGAAGAGGGAACTACTGTTAACGCTAAAAAATAA
- a CDS encoding regulatory protein RecX → MNDKNYTNKGVFTVAEIKRKLEHYCVYQDRCHKEVEAKLKEYNTAADARELILLSLMQDNFLNEERFAKSFTRGKFRIKKWGKNRIVRELKFRDISAYNIKTALKEIDQEEYITTLYNLVAKKNKLVTETNIFKRKKKILDYVLYRGFEPHLIYEAISAL, encoded by the coding sequence ATGAACGATAAAAATTATACTAATAAAGGTGTTTTTACGGTAGCTGAAATAAAACGAAAACTAGAGCACTATTGCGTGTATCAAGATCGTTGTCATAAAGAAGTAGAAGCAAAATTAAAAGAATATAATACTGCCGCTGATGCTAGAGAATTAATTTTGCTAAGCTTAATGCAAGATAATTTTTTAAATGAAGAACGCTTTGCTAAAAGTTTTACAAGAGGAAAATTCCGCATTAAAAAATGGGGAAAAAACAGAATTGTAAGAGAATTAAAATTTAGAGATATATCAGCATATAATATAAAAACAGCCTTAAAAGAAATTGATCAAGAAGAATATATTACAACACTTTATAATTTAGTAGCTAAAAAAAACAAATTAGTAACCGAAACAAATATTTTTAAACGAAAAAAGAAAATTCTAGATTATGTACTATACAGAGGCTTTGAACCTCATTTAATTTACGAAGCTATTAGCGCTCTTTAA
- a CDS encoding polysaccharide deacetylase family protein — translation MKDVVLLTILLFASTIIVVAQKNDTKSYWPNDAQLVISFSMQFETGGQPEGAESPFSGNPLPKGQPDLPAESWFRYGAKEGIYRMLNLWKKHKIHVTSHVVGEAAIKYPKVAKAIVNGGHEIAAHGIAWRDQWNLSYDNELAFVKKGIDTVKTITGQRGVGYNSNWLRRSPNTLKVLQELGFLYHIDDLSRDEPFVTKVRGKNFVVMPYTLRNNDIVNIAGKNWSPDQFLAQLKFEFDQLYAEGATKRRMMSISLHDRIGGGPAIVQVVDKFIQYAKQHKRVVFMRKDEIANMIKDDPNTPIDNSEIEYNTTIVNTKLPFKLEKDWEVLGFKNPESVVLDTKNNALYVSNINGNPTEKNGNGYISKVGLDGKIIQQKWITGLNAPKGLVIYNDKLYVTDIDKIIEIDIKTQRVLTFKAKDATFLNDIAVDKKGNVYASNTFGFSGIYKLPKKGKRKIELWLKDENLNMPNGLYISKNQLFVASWGKEINPKTYETKIVGTLQKVDFKTKTIEKITKPIGNLDGLSETLHGFLLSDWLAGKLLYYTNKTGTTTEVLNLPKGTADIYFDKNTKSVFIPLMLNNKLVKYHFKK, via the coding sequence ATGAAGGATGTAGTTCTTTTAACAATTCTACTATTCGCTTCAACAATTATAGTTGTAGCACAAAAAAACGACACAAAAAGTTATTGGCCAAATGATGCGCAATTGGTTATCTCTTTTTCAATGCAATTTGAAACAGGTGGACAACCAGAAGGAGCAGAAAGTCCGTTTTCAGGAAACCCTTTACCTAAAGGACAACCCGATTTACCAGCCGAAAGTTGGTTTCGTTATGGAGCAAAAGAAGGAATTTATAGAATGTTAAACCTTTGGAAGAAACACAAGATTCATGTAACCTCTCATGTAGTTGGAGAAGCCGCCATAAAATACCCAAAAGTTGCCAAAGCTATTGTAAATGGTGGACACGAAATTGCTGCGCATGGAATTGCTTGGAGAGATCAATGGAACTTATCTTATGATAACGAATTGGCATTTGTAAAAAAAGGAATTGATACTGTAAAAACCATTACAGGACAAAGAGGCGTTGGTTATAATTCCAATTGGTTACGTAGAAGCCCAAACACTTTAAAAGTGTTGCAAGAACTTGGTTTTTTATACCACATTGATGATTTAAGTAGAGACGAACCTTTTGTAACCAAAGTAAGAGGTAAAAACTTTGTAGTAATGCCATATACATTACGTAATAATGACATTGTAAATATAGCTGGTAAAAATTGGAGTCCAGATCAATTTTTAGCCCAATTAAAGTTCGAATTTGACCAATTATATGCTGAAGGAGCAACAAAAAGAAGAATGATGAGTATAAGTTTACATGATCGTATTGGTGGTGGTCCTGCGATAGTTCAGGTTGTCGATAAATTTATACAGTACGCAAAACAACACAAAAGAGTTGTTTTTATGAGAAAAGATGAAATTGCAAATATGATTAAAGATGATCCAAATACACCAATTGATAATTCAGAAATTGAGTATAACACAACAATTGTGAATACCAAATTACCTTTTAAACTAGAAAAAGATTGGGAAGTTTTAGGCTTTAAAAATCCTGAAAGTGTTGTTTTAGACACAAAAAACAATGCTTTATATGTCTCTAATATAAATGGGAATCCTACCGAAAAAAATGGGAATGGTTATATTTCTAAAGTAGGTTTAGATGGAAAAATAATTCAACAAAAGTGGATAACAGGATTAAACGCACCAAAAGGATTAGTTATTTATAATGATAAATTATATGTTACAGACATTGATAAAATTATAGAAATAGATATAAAAACTCAACGTGTTTTAACCTTTAAAGCAAAAGATGCTACTTTTTTAAATGACATTGCTGTAGATAAAAAAGGAAATGTATATGCCAGTAATACTTTTGGCTTTAGTGGAATTTATAAATTACCAAAAAAAGGAAAAAGAAAAATTGAATTATGGCTAAAAGATGAAAATCTAAATATGCCAAACGGGCTTTATATTTCAAAAAATCAGTTATTTGTAGCAAGTTGGGGAAAAGAGATTAACCCTAAAACCTACGAAACCAAAATAGTAGGTACGTTACAAAAAGTTGATTTCAAAACTAAAACCATAGAAAAAATAACCAAACCTATTGGAAATTTAGATGGTTTAAGCGAAACGCTTCACGGTTTCTTATTG
- a CDS encoding TetR/AcrR family transcriptional regulator, whose product MRDKILNKAGEMFLNFGFKSVTMDDISGELGISKKTLYKYFSKKTELVDASTEAVHNTINDAITKIKEKGYNAIEEEFAVKAIFKEMFKNAKTSPMFQLKKYYPETYAKLMDREICLFRDCNIDNLTKGIKEGFYRENLKIDLMVNFYFTLIFGVFETEMYGSEMQEVMKVEYEILEYHIRAIATQKGLDELSKQLQTINL is encoded by the coding sequence ATGAGAGATAAAATTTTAAATAAAGCGGGAGAAATGTTTTTAAACTTTGGTTTTAAAAGCGTTACGATGGATGATATTTCAGGTGAACTTGGCATCTCAAAAAAAACACTGTATAAATATTTTTCAAAGAAGACAGAATTGGTAGATGCTAGTACAGAAGCAGTTCATAATACCATAAACGATGCCATTACAAAAATAAAAGAGAAAGGATATAATGCCATTGAAGAGGAATTTGCGGTAAAGGCAATTTTTAAAGAAATGTTTAAAAATGCCAAGACTTCGCCAATGTTTCAGCTTAAAAAATATTACCCTGAAACGTATGCAAAATTAATGGATCGTGAAATATGCTTATTTCGAGATTGTAATATTGACAATTTAACAAAGGGTATTAAAGAAGGGTTTTATCGTGAAAATTTAAAAATAGATTTGATGGTGAATTTTTATTTCACCTTAATTTTTGGCGTTTTTGAAACAGAAATGTACGGTAGCGAAATGCAGGAGGTAATGAAAGTAGAATATGAAATTTTAGAATATCATATTAGAGCAATTGCCACTCAAAAAGGATTAGACGAATTATCGAAGCAACTACAAACTATAAATTTATAA
- a CDS encoding TolC family protein: MQEAIDYAIKNSYANKIAKNDIKVAIKRKWETTTIGLPRIDGKVAYQNNLKQAVLLTDFNNDGIDEELIFGKKQTMNATATLSQLIFDGSYLVGLQAAKTYLKISEQAKQKTALATREAIINAYGNILVSERLIEILEKNTRVLEKNYKDAKRINENGLNEQEQVEQLEITLGNVQNSLRNAVRLKEIAYQMLNLSLGNDINTKLRLTDSLDSLMLNSSSLALLSKTFNLNGHIDFKIAENSRESKRLLMRLEQSKGLPSLSAFLNYGLAANSNSFTFLDEKQKWFGSSMFGVNLNIPIFSSLGRSAKTAQAKIELESADIRLEEIKQQLNLQTQSAKSEYQLSIENYESAMKNMKLAERIEKKQQIKFFEGISSSFDLSQAQNQLYSQQNNYVQSMLNVISKKAALENALNIPLK; the protein is encoded by the coding sequence ATGCAAGAAGCTATTGATTATGCTATAAAAAATAGCTATGCCAATAAAATTGCTAAAAATGATATTAAAGTAGCAATTAAAAGAAAATGGGAAACAACGACTATCGGTTTGCCTAGAATTGATGGGAAAGTGGCGTATCAAAATAATTTAAAACAAGCCGTTTTATTAACAGATTTTAATAATGATGGTATTGATGAAGAATTGATTTTTGGTAAAAAACAAACCATGAATGCTACGGCAACACTAAGCCAATTAATTTTTGACGGTTCGTATTTGGTAGGTTTACAGGCAGCAAAAACCTATTTAAAAATATCAGAACAAGCTAAGCAAAAAACAGCATTAGCAACTAGAGAAGCAATTATAAACGCTTATGGAAATATTCTTGTTTCTGAAAGATTAATTGAAATTCTTGAAAAAAACACGAGGGTTTTAGAAAAAAATTACAAGGATGCAAAGAGAATTAATGAAAACGGATTAAATGAACAAGAGCAGGTGGAGCAATTAGAAATCACCTTAGGAAATGTTCAAAATAGTTTAAGAAATGCTGTTAGATTAAAGGAAATTGCCTATCAAATGTTAAATCTTTCTTTAGGAAATGATATCAATACAAAGTTAAGACTAACCGATAGTTTAGATAGCTTGATGCTTAACAGTAGTAGTTTAGCCTTGCTGTCAAAAACATTTAATTTGAATGGGCATATCGATTTTAAAATTGCCGAAAATAGTAGAGAAAGTAAGCGCTTATTAATGCGTTTAGAGCAAAGTAAAGGTTTGCCTAGTTTGAGTGCTTTTTTAAATTATGGGCTTGCAGCAAACTCTAATTCTTTTACTTTTTTAGATGAAAAACAAAAATGGTTCGGATCTTCGATGTTTGGTGTTAATTTGAATATTCCAATATTTAGTAGCTTAGGAAGATCTGCTAAAACGGCACAGGCAAAAATCGAATTAGAATCGGCTGATATTCGTTTGGAAGAAATTAAGCAACAATTAAACTTACAAACACAATCGGCAAAAAGTGAATATCAGTTAAGTATTGAAAACTATGAATCTGCTATGAAAAACATGAAATTGGCAGAACGCATTGAAAAAAAGCAGCAAATTAAATTTTTTGAAGGAATTTCTTCAAGTTTCGATTTATCGCAAGCGCAAAATCAATTATATAGCCAACAAAATAACTACGTGCAGTCAATGTTAAACGTTATTAGTAAAAAGGCTGCCTTAGAAAACGCATTAAATATACCCTTAAAATAA
- a CDS encoding efflux RND transporter permease subunit gives MSEQKKHVDKEFGLSSWAINNKTTIYVMMAIILYAGISAFLNMPRENFPEIKDTKIYVSSIYPGNTAEDIEKLITDPLEDKLKTVSNMTKITSTSQEDVSIITVEFNDEIPIEQAKQKVKDEIDEQVSSEDWPTFNGAKVAPNVFELNISEETPILNINISGDYTVHQLKEFAEVLQDEIEDLSEIKKADIRGAEEKEVEVAVDIYKMMAAKVSFDDILRAIQGGNVTMSAGNIIASGQRRTLRILGEIETPQELQDFVVKTEKGNAIYLKDIAKITFKDKDKTTYARQFGDPVVMLDVKKRAGQNMVTAAEKIQQIVKDTKANIFPSNLTVTIANDQSSKTIGQVDDLVNNIIFGVMLVVLVLMFFLGFKNSLFVGFAIPMSMFMSLMILHLMGYTMNTMILFGLIMGLGMLVDNGIVVVENVYRLMDEEGMTRLEAAKLGIGEIAFPIIISTATTVAAFIPLGMWPGTMGQFMIYFPITLSVVLGSSLFVAIFFNSVMVSQFMSTEDKNIPLKKLIIITASIGVIGILILLFGGAVSPLGTLMVFTAVNFWLYRYVLRPMANGFQNKILPLWERLYEKMIRASLKGWRPYGITIVTIILLFLAFIGFGASVKSKRTKIEFFPDNTPNQIVVYVEYPQGTDIEKTNTIMKSLEARVTKVLNEDMYMDGDRNFMVESSIAQIGAGSGNPQTDGGSAAEMPHRGKIVASMREYKYRKGLDSKVLKKKVTDALQGIYPGLSISVEKDPVGPPAGYPINIELEGEDYDELIITAEKMRDFINTKSIPGIAELKIDVNKSKPTTLVEVDRKKAGELKVSTSQVGKQLRNSIFGSKAGVYKEAGEDYDIYVRFNKDNRYNSSAIFNQTITFKDMSTGQVKSVPVSAVAKQRNRSGFSAIKHKNVKRVATVYSALAPGYTDAAAIVSEIQNEMKSFTALPKTVHVDYTGQIEEQNKQMTFLIGAFFSGLGLIFLILIFQFNSISKPTIIMLAIFLSLIGVFGGIVASGTSFVIMMTMMGIISLAGIVVNNGVVLLDYTQLLIDRQKAQHNLGKDDFLEISVLNEAIVKGGKARLRPVLLTAITTILGLIPLATGLNINFFTLVTEFDANIYVGGDNVIFWGPLAWTVIYGLFVATFLTLIVVPILFYLVTKLKMWLHRVF, from the coding sequence ATGAGCGAGCAAAAAAAGCACGTAGATAAAGAATTCGGGTTGTCTTCATGGGCTATTAATAATAAAACCACCATTTATGTAATGATGGCAATTATTTTATATGCTGGTATTTCGGCATTTTTAAATATGCCACGTGAAAATTTCCCTGAAATAAAGGATACTAAAATTTATGTAAGTTCTATTTATCCTGGTAATACAGCGGAAGATATAGAAAAACTAATTACCGACCCTTTAGAAGATAAATTAAAAACGGTTAGTAATATGACCAAAATAACATCAACCTCGCAGGAAGATGTGTCAATTATTACTGTTGAATTTAATGATGAAATACCTATTGAACAAGCAAAGCAAAAGGTAAAAGATGAAATAGATGAGCAGGTTTCAAGTGAAGATTGGCCTACTTTTAATGGGGCTAAAGTAGCGCCAAATGTTTTTGAATTAAATATATCGGAAGAAACACCTATTTTAAATATTAATATTTCGGGCGATTATACCGTGCATCAATTAAAAGAATTTGCAGAGGTTTTACAAGATGAAATAGAAGATTTATCTGAAATAAAAAAAGCAGATATTCGAGGTGCTGAAGAGAAAGAAGTTGAGGTGGCTGTTGATATTTATAAAATGATGGCTGCAAAGGTTAGCTTTGATGATATTTTAAGAGCTATTCAGGGTGGAAATGTAACCATGTCGGCAGGAAATATTATTGCCAGTGGACAGCGTAGAACCTTGCGTATTTTAGGGGAAATTGAAACTCCTCAAGAATTACAAGATTTTGTGGTGAAAACAGAAAAAGGAAATGCCATTTATTTAAAAGATATTGCTAAAATAACCTTTAAAGATAAAGATAAAACCACTTATGCTCGTCAATTTGGTGATCCGGTGGTAATGCTTGATGTTAAAAAACGTGCAGGGCAAAATATGGTTACCGCTGCTGAAAAAATTCAGCAAATTGTAAAAGATACCAAAGCCAATATATTTCCAAGTAATTTAACCGTAACAATTGCGAACGATCAATCGTCAAAAACAATTGGACAGGTAGACGATTTGGTAAATAATATCATTTTTGGAGTGATGTTAGTGGTACTTGTTTTAATGTTTTTCTTAGGATTTAAAAATTCATTATTTGTAGGTTTTGCCATTCCGATGTCAATGTTTATGTCGTTAATGATTTTACATTTAATGGGCTACACCATGAATACCATGATTCTTTTCGGGTTAATTATGGGGCTAGGAATGTTAGTAGATAACGGTATTGTAGTGGTTGAAAACGTATATCGTTTAATGGATGAAGAAGGAATGACCCGCTTAGAGGCGGCAAAATTAGGGATTGGTGAAATTGCATTTCCTATTATTATATCAACAGCAACTACGGTAGCGGCGTTTATTCCTTTAGGGATGTGGCCAGGAACTATGGGGCAGTTTATGATTTATTTCCCAATTACTTTATCGGTTGTATTAGGGTCGTCATTATTTGTGGCTATTTTCTTTAATTCGGTAATGGTTTCTCAATTTATGAGTACTGAAGATAAAAATATCCCCTTAAAAAAATTAATTATCATCACCGCGAGTATTGGTGTTATTGGTATTTTGATTTTACTTTTCGGTGGTGCTGTAAGCCCGCTGGGAACTTTAATGGTTTTTACTGCGGTAAATTTTTGGCTTTACAGATATGTATTACGCCCAATGGCAAATGGGTTTCAAAATAAAATACTTCCACTTTGGGAACGTCTTTATGAAAAAATGATTCGTGCTTCCTTAAAAGGATGGCGTCCTTACGGAATAACAATTGTAACGATTATTTTACTTTTTCTAGCGTTTATCGGTTTTGGAGCTTCTGTAAAAAGTAAGCGAACAAAAATTGAGTTTTTTCCTGATAATACGCCCAATCAAATTGTGGTATATGTAGAATATCCGCAGGGAACAGATATTGAAAAAACCAATACTATCATGAAAAGTTTAGAAGCTCGAGTGACCAAGGTTTTAAATGAAGATATGTATATGGATGGCGACCGTAATTTTATGGTAGAAAGTTCTATAGCACAAATAGGAGCGGGGTCAGGAAATCCTCAAACTGATGGTGGTTCGGCTGCCGAAATGCCACATAGAGGTAAAATAGTAGCCTCTATGCGTGAGTACAAATACCGTAAGGGTTTAGATAGTAAAGTATTAAAGAAAAAGGTAACAGATGCTTTGCAAGGTATTTACCCTGGGCTGTCTATTTCTGTTGAAAAAGACCCTGTAGGACCGCCGGCAGGATATCCTATTAATATTGAATTAGAAGGTGAAGATTACGATGAATTAATTATTACTGCTGAAAAAATGCGTGATTTTATCAATACCAAATCAATTCCTGGTATTGCTGAATTAAAAATAGACGTAAACAAATCGAAGCCAACTACATTGGTTGAGGTTGATAGAAAAAAAGCAGGTGAATTAAAAGTGAGTACTTCTCAGGTAGGAAAACAACTGCGTAATTCTATCTTTGGAAGCAAAGCTGGTGTGTATAAAGAGGCTGGTGAAGATTATGATATTTATGTTCGTTTTAATAAAGATAACCGCTACAATTCAAGCGCTATTTTTAATCAAACAATTACTTTTAAAGACATGTCAACAGGGCAGGTTAAATCTGTTCCTGTTTCGGCAGTAGCAAAACAGCGTAACAGATCAGGTTTTAGTGCCATTAAGCATAAAAATGTGAAGCGTGTAGCAACGGTATATTCGGCATTAGCGCCAGGTTACACCGATGCCGCTGCAATTGTAAGTGAAATTCAGAATGAAATGAAATCGTTTACAGCCTTGCCTAAAACAGTACATGTTGATTATACAGGGCAAATTGAAGAGCAGAACAAACAAATGACCTTTTTAATAGGTGCATTTTTCTCTGGATTAGGTTTAATTTTCTTAATTCTAATTTTCCAATTTAATTCTATTTCAAAACCTACAATTATTATGTTGGCTATCTTTTTAAGTTTGATAGGGGTATTTGGAGGAATTGTAGCATCAGGAACATCATTTGTAATTATGATGACCATGATGGGGATTATTTCTCTAGCGGGTATTGTAGTAAATAACGGTGTGGTATTGTTAGATTATACACAGTTATTGATAGACAGACAAAAAGCACAACATAATTTAGGTAAAGATGACTTTTTAGAAATTTCGGTATTAAACGAAGCCATTGTAAAGGGAGGAAAGGCACGTTTACGCCCAGTTTTATTAACTGCAATCACTACAATTTTAGGATTGATTCCTTTAGCAACGGGTTTAAATATTAATTTCTTTACCTTGGTAACAGAATTTGATGCAAATATATATGTTGGTGGTGATAATGTTATTTTTTGGGGTCCTTTAGCTTGGACAGTTATTTACGGGCTATTTGTGGCAACTTTTTTAACATTAATTGTAGTGCCGATATTATTTTATTTAGTAACTAAATTAAAGATGTGGTTACATCGTGTTTTCTAA
- a CDS encoding AraC family transcriptional regulator, which produces MSQRFYITKNLDVLEFESANKWGYPRHKHNFFELTFILKGSGQHLLNESAIDYKKGDLFFLTPKDEHEFVVDEPTTFGIIKFTEQLFLEKTNLTSSTHWRKNLDTVIFHTNNIAKCIISYDTDKVQLFYLYELIKNEVDNPLIYSRDVLLNLFRALLVLVLRNLKSSLTKTGEPYNSEKEKTDSILTYIRQNVLDKELIKIKSIAEVFYMSPNYVSIYIKKHAGISIQQYVIQTKIKMAEQLLKQTNLNISEISEKIGFVDSSHFNKIFKKYNNLNPSEFKRSF; this is translated from the coding sequence ATGTCGCAACGATTTTACATTACTAAAAACTTGGATGTTCTTGAATTTGAATCTGCCAACAAATGGGGATATCCACGGCACAAGCATAATTTTTTTGAGCTTACCTTTATTTTAAAAGGTAGTGGACAACATCTTTTAAATGAAAGTGCTATTGACTACAAAAAAGGTGATTTATTTTTTTTAACCCCTAAAGATGAGCACGAATTTGTAGTTGACGAGCCTACAACCTTTGGAATTATAAAATTTACAGAACAGTTATTTTTAGAGAAGACAAATTTAACTTCAAGTACACACTGGCGAAAAAATTTAGATACCGTTATATTTCATACCAATAACATTGCTAAATGTATTATTAGTTATGATACTGATAAAGTTCAATTATTTTATTTGTATGAATTGATAAAGAATGAGGTAGATAATCCTTTGATTTATAGTAGAGATGTTCTGCTAAATTTATTTCGTGCTTTATTAGTGTTGGTTTTAAGAAACCTAAAGTCAAGCCTTACAAAAACAGGAGAACCATACAACTCTGAAAAAGAAAAAACAGATTCAATATTAACTTACATAAGACAAAATGTACTTGATAAAGAATTGATTAAAATAAAGTCAATTGCTGAGGTTTTTTATATGTCTCCCAACTATGTAAGTATTTATATTAAAAAACATGCAGGAATTTCTATTCAACAATATGTTATTCAAACTAAAATAAAAATGGCTGAACAATTATTAAAACAAACAAATTTGAATATTTCTGAAATTTCTGAAAAAATAGGTTTTGTAGATTCTAGTCACTTTAATAAGATTTTTAAAAAATATAATAATTTAAACCCTAGTGAATTTAAACGCTCTTTTTAA